In a single window of the Lacerta agilis isolate rLacAgi1 chromosome 15, rLacAgi1.pri, whole genome shotgun sequence genome:
- the COLCA2 gene encoding colorectal cancer-associated protein 2 isoform X2, which translates to MGISGKPKVYQGVRVKITVKELLQQRRAKQAVADEAVSGEGSGKNVQFTESFSPPCAAPYVDTELASSSSGCVQPWQFQNCTACEEIPSYLEQLVDSCLQTELPLDATLGTTQGNMPCSTDSFQLDPPYLNQSLGPGSPDSSDPSSSFDYSYSPPQPPPFTPLTYSSPSPLDAKSCMYPSSEGSPYHQQSQLQYSHAPSACCCTSCGSQHLDAFRVPEYFPYANTDCRDYAPSVSVADDFFRRDRSWDTCYS; encoded by the exons ATGGGTATCTCAG GAAAACCAAAGGTCTATCAAGGTGTCCGAGTCAAGATTACAGTGAAGGAGCTTCTGCAGCAGAGAAGAGCCAAGCAGGCTGTGGCAGATGAAGCT GTTTCCGGAGAAGGCAGTGGCAAAAATGTCCAGTTCACGGAGTCATTCTCCCCTCCCTGTGCAG CCCCTTACGTAGACACGGAACTTGCCTCTTCTTCGTCGGGCTGCGTACAACCCTGGCAGTTCCAAAACTGCACTGCCTGCGAGGAGATCCCCAGTTACTTGGAGCAGCTGGTTGATTCCTGCCTTCAAACTGAGCTACCTTTGGATGCTACTTTGGGGACTACCCAGGGCAACATGCCTTGCTCGACCGACAGCTTCCAACTAGACCCTCCCTACCTCAACCAAAGCCTG GGTCCCGGATCCCCGGATTCCTCTGATCCCTCCAGCTCATTTGATTACAGCTACTCTCCACCGCAGCCTCCTCCTTTCACCCCACTCACTTAcagctccccttcccctctgGATGCCAAGAGCTGCATGTATCCATCGTCGGAAGGAAGCCCCTATCACCAGCAGTCGCAATTACAGTACAGCCATGCCCCTTCTGCGTGCTGCTGTACGTCTTGCGGCTCCCAGCACTTGGACGCTTTCAGAGTACCGGAATATTTCCCCTACGCAAACACGGACTGCAGGGACTATGCCCCTTCCGTCTCCGTAGCAGACGACTTCTTCCGGAGAGATCGGAGCTGGGACACATGCTACAGCTAA
- the COLCA2 gene encoding colorectal cancer-associated protein 2 isoform X3: MSGKPKVYQGVRVKITVKELLQQRRAKQAVADEAVSGEGSGKNVQFTESFSPPCAAPYVDTELASSSSGCVQPWQFQNCTACEEIPSYLEQLVDSCLQTELPLDATLGTTQGNMPCSTDSFQLDPPYLNQSLGPGSPDSSDPSSSFDYSYSPPQPPPFTPLTYSSPSPLDAKSCMYPSSEGSPYHQQSQLQYSHAPSACCCTSCGSQHLDAFRVPEYFPYANTDCRDYAPSVSVADDFFRRDRSWDTCYS; this comes from the exons ATGTCAG GAAAACCAAAGGTCTATCAAGGTGTCCGAGTCAAGATTACAGTGAAGGAGCTTCTGCAGCAGAGAAGAGCCAAGCAGGCTGTGGCAGATGAAGCT GTTTCCGGAGAAGGCAGTGGCAAAAATGTCCAGTTCACGGAGTCATTCTCCCCTCCCTGTGCAG CCCCTTACGTAGACACGGAACTTGCCTCTTCTTCGTCGGGCTGCGTACAACCCTGGCAGTTCCAAAACTGCACTGCCTGCGAGGAGATCCCCAGTTACTTGGAGCAGCTGGTTGATTCCTGCCTTCAAACTGAGCTACCTTTGGATGCTACTTTGGGGACTACCCAGGGCAACATGCCTTGCTCGACCGACAGCTTCCAACTAGACCCTCCCTACCTCAACCAAAGCCTG GGTCCCGGATCCCCGGATTCCTCTGATCCCTCCAGCTCATTTGATTACAGCTACTCTCCACCGCAGCCTCCTCCTTTCACCCCACTCACTTAcagctccccttcccctctgGATGCCAAGAGCTGCATGTATCCATCGTCGGAAGGAAGCCCCTATCACCAGCAGTCGCAATTACAGTACAGCCATGCCCCTTCTGCGTGCTGCTGTACGTCTTGCGGCTCCCAGCACTTGGACGCTTTCAGAGTACCGGAATATTTCCCCTACGCAAACACGGACTGCAGGGACTATGCCCCTTCCGTCTCCGTAGCAGACGACTTCTTCCGGAGAGATCGGAGCTGGGACACATGCTACAGCTAA
- the COLCA2 gene encoding colorectal cancer-associated protein 2 isoform X1 has product MQAIKNRVLNLQLLCTLTSESRSRIRATFYSEVSPTPVLHGASFFPGKPKVYQGVRVKITVKELLQQRRAKQAVADEAVSGEGSGKNVQFTESFSPPCAAPYVDTELASSSSGCVQPWQFQNCTACEEIPSYLEQLVDSCLQTELPLDATLGTTQGNMPCSTDSFQLDPPYLNQSLGPGSPDSSDPSSSFDYSYSPPQPPPFTPLTYSSPSPLDAKSCMYPSSEGSPYHQQSQLQYSHAPSACCCTSCGSQHLDAFRVPEYFPYANTDCRDYAPSVSVADDFFRRDRSWDTCYS; this is encoded by the exons atgcaagcGATCAAAAACCGTGTATTGAATTTGCAATTGCTGTGCACGTTGACTTCGGAGTCCCGAAGCCGGATCCGGGCCAcgttttactcggaagtaagccccacccccGTGCTCCACGGCGCTTCCTTCTTTCCAG GAAAACCAAAGGTCTATCAAGGTGTCCGAGTCAAGATTACAGTGAAGGAGCTTCTGCAGCAGAGAAGAGCCAAGCAGGCTGTGGCAGATGAAGCT GTTTCCGGAGAAGGCAGTGGCAAAAATGTCCAGTTCACGGAGTCATTCTCCCCTCCCTGTGCAG CCCCTTACGTAGACACGGAACTTGCCTCTTCTTCGTCGGGCTGCGTACAACCCTGGCAGTTCCAAAACTGCACTGCCTGCGAGGAGATCCCCAGTTACTTGGAGCAGCTGGTTGATTCCTGCCTTCAAACTGAGCTACCTTTGGATGCTACTTTGGGGACTACCCAGGGCAACATGCCTTGCTCGACCGACAGCTTCCAACTAGACCCTCCCTACCTCAACCAAAGCCTG GGTCCCGGATCCCCGGATTCCTCTGATCCCTCCAGCTCATTTGATTACAGCTACTCTCCACCGCAGCCTCCTCCTTTCACCCCACTCACTTAcagctccccttcccctctgGATGCCAAGAGCTGCATGTATCCATCGTCGGAAGGAAGCCCCTATCACCAGCAGTCGCAATTACAGTACAGCCATGCCCCTTCTGCGTGCTGCTGTACGTCTTGCGGCTCCCAGCACTTGGACGCTTTCAGAGTACCGGAATATTTCCCCTACGCAAACACGGACTGCAGGGACTATGCCCCTTCCGTCTCCGTAGCAGACGACTTCTTCCGGAGAGATCGGAGCTGGGACACATGCTACAGCTAA
- the COLCA2 gene encoding colorectal cancer-associated protein 2 isoform X4 — MAFLNIVLGVSPGQVSGEGSGKNVQFTESFSPPCAAPYVDTELASSSSGCVQPWQFQNCTACEEIPSYLEQLVDSCLQTELPLDATLGTTQGNMPCSTDSFQLDPPYLNQSLGPGSPDSSDPSSSFDYSYSPPQPPPFTPLTYSSPSPLDAKSCMYPSSEGSPYHQQSQLQYSHAPSACCCTSCGSQHLDAFRVPEYFPYANTDCRDYAPSVSVADDFFRRDRSWDTCYS; from the exons ATGGCTTTCCTCAACATAGTTTTGGGTGTTTCACCTGGACAG GTTTCCGGAGAAGGCAGTGGCAAAAATGTCCAGTTCACGGAGTCATTCTCCCCTCCCTGTGCAG CCCCTTACGTAGACACGGAACTTGCCTCTTCTTCGTCGGGCTGCGTACAACCCTGGCAGTTCCAAAACTGCACTGCCTGCGAGGAGATCCCCAGTTACTTGGAGCAGCTGGTTGATTCCTGCCTTCAAACTGAGCTACCTTTGGATGCTACTTTGGGGACTACCCAGGGCAACATGCCTTGCTCGACCGACAGCTTCCAACTAGACCCTCCCTACCTCAACCAAAGCCTG GGTCCCGGATCCCCGGATTCCTCTGATCCCTCCAGCTCATTTGATTACAGCTACTCTCCACCGCAGCCTCCTCCTTTCACCCCACTCACTTAcagctccccttcccctctgGATGCCAAGAGCTGCATGTATCCATCGTCGGAAGGAAGCCCCTATCACCAGCAGTCGCAATTACAGTACAGCCATGCCCCTTCTGCGTGCTGCTGTACGTCTTGCGGCTCCCAGCACTTGGACGCTTTCAGAGTACCGGAATATTTCCCCTACGCAAACACGGACTGCAGGGACTATGCCCCTTCCGTCTCCGTAGCAGACGACTTCTTCCGGAGAGATCGGAGCTGGGACACATGCTACAGCTAA